The following coding sequences are from one Brassica rapa cultivar Chiifu-401-42 unplaced genomic scaffold, CAAS_Brap_v3.01 Scaffold0144, whole genome shotgun sequence window:
- the LOC117129770 gene encoding uncharacterized protein LOC117129770 isoform X2 has translation MESHLCFDSGTTTAPSSPAPLFPDLQEHLFVLSIQERQVQPLNESTGRAQQPQIWRSFVVQTGYLGASDRGSVQEGYLNSLKVFCFESNFIRKPTHQGFTEAWNRMKNFTDEEVMNFPNQRFFSPSIREYQISKGYSCPIKKRPEPKPIIGFQMDLPASQKDRNQKEWPWDLEVMIHPPKPARPKTALPPSFSQQTRGISKTSKFICADESVKFHDRKHVTIDVPMELECFLPSFHFYDLKENPTKEAAKCSPHEKQLELMILHDPNVFPQSTSCPKQKYSKDHELISSTLHENVLKPRISKRKHILTWLKNVLLKPFHELISLSCALKEIWCRKEHELKLLRPKNSFDFVHDDNFSNLALSLSFHNSFSHWPDFEIDKSIFGNQLTCLMLSHVLDDYPKCLDPVFGVLRIEKPFDYSFTRFDVVSLVALNKQDKHDQFLRRASTNGRQITWNSLMKMTSKLQGSFCPYFSFPEFSMNFNSFVSDSSFFDIGTLDLRTNPFEEGGNDTPRSTDQYMEPNQPGDQNVLNISTEVHVFHRTGQTDRAVYWTVPHTSGKELWLEPWPDDRSDHTGACLSRPTSHLKTYGRARIHFGRAGRGDTYLELDELSELSDTTLELDELSELNDTSLELNELSNTEDGAGSAAGRNGPFQPKEKFIKSSLWDCFFPNPTSPFLSPFKAHSHQVYQEGVSKEVLVVHGKKNSIKIINFGL, from the exons atggagagccatctttgctttgattccggcacaaccactgctccttcatctcctgcccctttgtttcctgatcttcaagagcact tgtttgttttgagtatccaggaaagacaggttcaaCCTCTGAATGAAAGCACTGGCCGTGCCCAACaacctcagatttggagaagctttgttgttcaaaccggctaccttggtgccagcgacagaggttcagtccaagagGGATATCTCAACAGTCTGAAAGTATTTTGTTTTGAATCCAATTTTATTCGAAAgccaactcatcaaggattcactgaggcttggaatcgcatgaaaaacttcacggatgaagaagttatgaattttccaaaccagaggttcttcagtccgtctatccgcgagtaccagatttctaaaggatATTCATGCCCCATAAAGAAGCGtcctgagccaaaaccgatcataGGGTTCCAGATGGATCTCCCAGCTTCTCAGAAAGACCGAAATCAGAAGGAATGGCCATGGGATCTTGAAGTTATGATCCATCCACCAAAACCGGCCAGACCAAAGACAGCACTGCCTCCTTCATTCAGCCAACAAACCAGAGGTATTTCTAAAACTTCTAAATTTATTTGTGCTGATGAATCTGTTAAGTTTCATGACAGGAAACATGTTACCATTGACGTGCCCATGGAGCTTGAATGTTTTCTTCCTTCCTTTCATTTTTATGATTTGAAAGAAAACCCAACAAAAGAGGCAGCAAAGTGTTCACCACATGAAAAACAATTGGAGCTGATGATCCTCCATGACCCAAATGTGTTTCCTCAGTCAACTTCCTGTCCAAAACAAAAGTACTCtaaggatcatgagttgatttcctctactcttcatgaaaatgttttgaaaccgagaatttcaaagagaaaacatattcttacttggttgaaaaacgttttgctcaaaccttttcatgaattgatttcattgagctgtgctttgaaagagatttggtgtaggaaagagcatgaactaaaattgcttaggccaaagaattcttttgatttcgttcatgatgataatttttcaaatttggcattgtctctttctttccataacagtttctcacattggcctgattttgagattgataaatcaatttttggcaaccagcttacttgcttaatgctttcccacgtccttgatgattatcctaagtgCTTGGATCCTGTTTTTGGtgtcttaaggatagagaaaccctttgattattcctttaccagatttgatgtggtttctctagttgctttgaataaacaggataagcatgatcagtttctaaggagagcaagcaccaatggacgccaaattacttggaattccttgatgaaaatgacttcaaaactccaaggaagtttttgtccatatttttcattccctgaattttccatgaattttaattcctttgtatctgattcatcgttttttgatataggtactttggatttgaggacaaatccttttgaagaaggagggaatgatacaccgcggtccacggatcagtacatggagccgaaccagcctggagatcagaacgttctgaacatttcaaccgaggttcacgTTTTTCACCGTACCGGACAGACTGACCGTGCAGTGTACTGGACAGTCCCGCATACGTCCGGaaaggagctttggctggaaccatggccagatgaccgatctgaccatactggggcttgtctttcccgtccaacttcacatttgaagacatatggtcgagctagaatccactttggacgagctggacgaggTGACACTTACTTGGAGctagatgagctgagtgagctaagtgacactactctggagctggatgagctgagtgagctaaatgacactagcttggagctgaatgagctaagtaacactgaagatggagctggttcagctgctgggcgaaatgggccttttcagcccaaagaaaaGTTCATCAAAAGTTCACTATGGGATTGTTTCTTTCCAAATCCGACCAGTCCTTTCCTCAGTCCATTTAAAGCACATTCTCATCAAGTATACCAAGAGGGAGTCAGCAAGGAAGTCTTGGTCGTGCATGGGAAAAAGAATTcaataaaaatcattaatttcggtctttag
- the LOC117129770 gene encoding uncharacterized protein LOC117129770 isoform X1, translated as MIYNTFFEKCLESLIVVSQSELKLVCSDVDNDMHVLETINVVAYLDKILVCNVYFDLHLDRLKSVLLVLGNDILIFDLNKYLSCTFDPGLSVFVLSIQERQVQPLNESTGRAQQPQIWRSFVVQTGYLGASDRGSVQEGYLNSLKVFCFESNFIRKPTHQGFTEAWNRMKNFTDEEVMNFPNQRFFSPSIREYQISKGYSCPIKKRPEPKPIIGFQMDLPASQKDRNQKEWPWDLEVMIHPPKPARPKTALPPSFSQQTRENPTKEAAKCSPHEKQLELMILHDPNVFPQSTSCPKQKYSKDHELISSTLHENVLKPRISKRKHILTWLKNVLLKPFHELISLSCALKEIWCRKEHELKLLRPKNSFDFVHDDNFSNLALSLSFHNSFSHWPDFEIDKSIFGNQLTCLMLSHVLDDYPKCLDPVFGVLRIEKPFDYSFTRFDVVSLVALNKQDKHDQFLRRASTNGRQITWNSLMKMTSKLQGSFCPYFSFPEFSMNFNSFVSDSSFFDIGTLDLRTNPFEEGGNDTPRSTDQYMEPNQPGDQNVLNISTEVHVFHRTGQTDRAVYWTVPHTSGKELWLEPWPDDRSDHTGACLSRPTSHLKTYGRARIHFGRAGRGDTYLELDELSELSDTTLELDELSELNDTSLELNELSNTEDGAGSAAGRNGPFQPKEKFIKSSLWDCFFPNPTSPFLSPFKAHSHQVYQEGVSKEVLVVHGKKNSIKIINFGL; from the exons ATGATAtacaacacattctttgaaAAATGTCTTGAGTCTTTGATAGTTGTTTCTCAAtctgaacttaagcttgtgtgttcagatgttgaTAATGATATGCATGTTTTGGAAACGATTAAtgttgttgcatatcttgataaGATTCTTGTCTGTAATGTCTACTTCGATTTGCATCTTGACAGGCTGAAAAGTGTGCTACTTGTTCTTGGAaatgatatcttaatttttgatttgaacaagtatctctcttgcacatttgatcctggtctttcagtgtttgttttgagtatccaggaaagacaggttcaaCCTCTGAATGAAAGCACTGGCCGTGCCCAACaacctcagatttggagaagctttgttgttcaaaccggctaccttggtgccagcgacagaggttcagtccaagagGGATATCTCAACAGTCTGAAAGTATTTTGTTTTGAATCCAATTTTATTCGAAAgccaactcatcaaggattcactgaggcttggaatcgcatgaaaaacttcacggatgaagaagttatgaattttccaaaccagaggttcttcagtccgtctatccgcgagtaccagatttctaaaggatATTCATGCCCCATAAAGAAGCGtcctgagccaaaaccgatcataGGGTTCCAGATGGATCTCCCAGCTTCTCAGAAAGACCGAAATCAGAAGGAATGGCCATGGGATCTTGAAGTTATGATCCATCCACCAAAACCGGCCAGACCAAAGACAGCACTGCCTCCTTCATTCAGCCAACAAACCAGAG AAAACCCAACAAAAGAGGCAGCAAAGTGTTCACCACATGAAAAACAATTGGAGCTGATGATCCTCCATGACCCAAATGTGTTTCCTCAGTCAACTTCCTGTCCAAAACAAAAGTACTCtaaggatcatgagttgatttcctctactcttcatgaaaatgttttgaaaccgagaatttcaaagagaaaacatattcttacttggttgaaaaacgttttgctcaaaccttttcatgaattgatttcattgagctgtgctttgaaagagatttggtgtaggaaagagcatgaactaaaattgcttaggccaaagaattcttttgatttcgttcatgatgataatttttcaaatttggcattgtctctttctttccataacagtttctcacattggcctgattttgagattgataaatcaatttttggcaaccagcttacttgcttaatgctttcccacgtccttgatgattatcctaagtgCTTGGATCCTGTTTTTGGtgtcttaaggatagagaaaccctttgattattcctttaccagatttgatgtggtttctctagttgctttgaataaacaggataagcatgatcagtttctaaggagagcaagcaccaatggacgccaaattacttggaattccttgatgaaaatgacttcaaaactccaaggaagtttttgtccatatttttcattccctgaattttccatgaattttaattcctttgtatctgattcatcgttttttgatataggtactttggatttgaggacaaatccttttgaagaaggagggaatgatacaccgcggtccacggatcagtacatggagccgaaccagcctggagatcagaacgttctgaacatttcaaccgaggttcacgTTTTTCACCGTACCGGACAGACTGACCGTGCAGTGTACTGGACAGTCCCGCATACGTCCGGaaaggagctttggctggaaccatggccagatgaccgatctgaccatactggggcttgtctttcccgtccaacttcacatttgaagacatatggtcgagctagaatccactttggacgagctggacgaggTGACACTTACTTGGAGctagatgagctgagtgagctaagtgacactactctggagctggatgagctgagtgagctaaatgacactagcttggagctgaatgagctaagtaacactgaagatggagctggttcagctgctgggcgaaatgggccttttcagcccaaagaaaaGTTCATCAAAAGTTCACTATGGGATTGTTTCTTTCCAAATCCGACCAGTCCTTTCCTCAGTCCATTTAAAGCACATTCTCATCAAGTATACCAAGAGGGAGTCAGCAAGGAAGTCTTGGTCGTGCATGGGAAAAAGAATTcaataaaaatcattaatttcggtctttag